Part of the Candidatus Aramenus sp. CH1 genome is shown below.
AGTTCTCCGAGCACATTGCGGACTACTTTAGGTTCAAGAGGGAGTACGAGACGTTGCCCAAGAGGTTTAAGGTGAGCATCTCTGCCTGTGAGGGGGGCTGTGCAAGTCCAGCGACCATGGACGTGGGAATAGTGGCGAAGGGCAACGGAGTCTTTGAGGTGAGGCTAGGAGGGGGAATAGGCGAACACGCCTTCTCATCTCAAAAGGCCTTCGAGGTTACGGCTGAGATGGTCCTCCCAGTAGTAATAGCCTCGGTGGAGTTGCTAAAAAGAGAGGGAGAGAAGAGGGGGTTTAAGTGGGTGGTCAAGAAGTACGGCTTGGAGAAGGTGAAAGAGATGATCTTGGAGGAGGCGAGAAAGATCGGCAAGGACGAAGTACCCGACCTCTCCCCTAAGTACCTCGACTCCAACTACGTCAGGGTACATGTGCCAACGGGGTGGATCAGCTCTGAGAAGTTAAGGGAATTGGCGGACTTCATGGACTGTTGCGGTTTCGGCTTCGGCGTGCTCTTCAACAGGCAGAGCATAGACATCCCCTACAAGGTGGAGAGGAAGGCGGCTTACGAGAGGCTAAAAGGCCTTGGACTCGACTTGAGGTTTAAGGACAGGGGAGAGCCCTACTCCTACGACGACGTGACGGTGGTTTCGTGTATAGGCAACGACTACTGTCCCCCAGCGTTGATAAACACGACGGGTATAGGGCTGAGGATATACGATTACCTCAAGAGCGCAAAGTATCCCAGGAACTTTAAGGTGAACATAAGCGGTTGTACTCACTCTTGCGGAATGCACTGGATAGCCGACCTGGGCTTTGGGGCGTTCTCAAACAGGGGAGACGTGAGGGTAGTGGTCACTATGGGAGGGGACTCCTCGACTCACATAGGGAAAATAATAGGCACCGTGAAGCCAGAAGACGCGGAAAAGGTAGTTGAGGAAGTAGTAAAGATGTACGAGGAGGAAGGCGAGGAGGGGGACTTCCGCGGTCTCCTTGACAAGGTAGGGTACGAAAAGGTCGCAAAGAGGTTAACGGAGAGGATATCGTCTTTCGAGGTTGTTACTGAGGAGCTGGAGAAGACCTTCCATTAAGGCAGTAATTGTTAACTCCCTCTTAACTTCCTCGTTTCCTGTCCCCTGAGAGTGTCCGTTTTACCGCGTAGCCAAGTCCACCTATACCCTGACGTTAACAATAAGTTTTCGTTAACTCCTCCTTACGCGAAGAGTTGAGTAGCCTCCTTAAAGGTAGATGCAGAAGGCTTTGGGTTCATCTCAACGTCGTATACCCCGAACTTCATCTTGTACCCGAAGTTCCACTCGAAGTTGTCCATAAGCGACCAGTGTAGGTAGCCCTCCACCTTCACCCTGGACTTTTTGAGCTCCTCCAAGTGGTCTAGGATGAACTTTGGCCTCAGCACGTCCCTCTCGTCTGCTACCCCGTTCTCAGTGACGAAGACCGGCTTCCCCAGCTTGCCAGCTAACTCTACTGCCCTCCTTATACCCCTAGGGTAGACCTCCCAACCGTAGTCCGAGCAAGGGTTCCCGTCAAGGGAAGACCTAGACCCGCAGAGGAATCCGTACCTCTCAAGCGGTATACCTCTCCCGTCGACCTTTATCCTCGAGTAGTAGTTCACCCCAACCCAGTCTACCTTCACCCTTCCCATGAATTCCCAGATCATTGCCTTCTCCACCTCTTCTGTCTTCTCCCCCTCTACTGCGGGGAAGTTGTAGACCACCCCTACCCTTGCCCCCTGCTTCGACAGGAGGTCGTAGGTCGCGTTATGGGTCCTTATTACATTTTCCCTAACTCTCCTTGTCGACAGCTGGCTAGTGATTCCCGGAGGAAAGTAGCCAGTCAAGTAGCCGAAGTCCACCAGGTTGTTAGGCTCGTTAAATGTGCACCAGTAGTCAACGTACTCGGAGAAGTTCTCGAAGGC
Proteins encoded:
- a CDS encoding family 1 glycosylhydrolase; the encoded protein is MGFSTSAFQYEEPTPNSDWYAWITDYTNLFLHKVSGDLPGRNKYLSAYQKIHELAVKVNANAWRLSFSWERLFPERGKASKDAVTLYRAVLKDLKDRGFAVFACLNHFVLPLWLHDPIKARETLLREGSLGWYSEDTVEEFLNFAKFAFENFSEYVDYWCTFNEPNNLVDFGYLTGYFPPGITSQLSTRRVRENVIRTHNATYDLLSKQGARVGVVYNFPAVEGEKTEEVEKAMIWEFMGRVKVDWVGVNYYSRIKVDGRGIPLERYGFLCGSRSSLDGNPCSDYGWEVYPRGIRRAVELAGKLGKPVFVTENGVADERDVLRPKFILDHLEELKKSRVKVEGYLHWSLMDNFEWNFGYKMKFGVYDVEMNPKPSASTFKEATQLFA
- a CDS encoding nitrite/sulfite reductase codes for the protein MVKFAEIFKEVNPRKFEGLYKSRGDNELISIRIRQGKGRDPSKWYSFQLRKLAEISERYGNGKVQLTTRGDVELYEVNYKLADKVIAELAEAELAPRDSCGTVVRNVIPCPSHLCPLAKVDAEEFSEHIADYFRFKREYETLPKRFKVSISACEGGCASPATMDVGIVAKGNGVFEVRLGGGIGEHAFSSQKAFEVTAEMVLPVVIASVELLKREGEKRGFKWVVKKYGLEKVKEMILEEARKIGKDEVPDLSPKYLDSNYVRVHVPTGWISSEKLRELADFMDCCGFGFGVLFNRQSIDIPYKVERKAAYERLKGLGLDLRFKDRGEPYSYDDVTVVSCIGNDYCPPALINTTGIGLRIYDYLKSAKYPRNFKVNISGCTHSCGMHWIADLGFGAFSNRGDVRVVVTMGGDSSTHIGKIIGTVKPEDAEKVVEEVVKMYEEEGEEGDFRGLLDKVGYEKVAKRLTERISSFEVVTEELEKTFH